In Macrobrachium rosenbergii isolate ZJJX-2024 chromosome 19, ASM4041242v1, whole genome shotgun sequence, the following are encoded in one genomic region:
- the LOC136848652 gene encoding carbohydrate sulfotransferase 1-like has product MPRKWRLLIFPLLCFGGFALIKSAHDANKIVTSFVTSVARKYVTAARESESDNGTYDYYANQNSHNLPVKVLLLSETRKGSRDAQAENHPGDTHNGTENLQNHSWEVHKTSTNGALREGKAKSSSILRPEAILLLSSVGRSGSSFLGELLASQGGNIYLYEPVRALPRAVQEKQTILKALKRNFNCHIPPNFLDIGKTPYVSVKHPYVLKKGKGSLTIDEVRSVCLQEPLRIIKTIRTRLQWTKELLEDESLDMKVIHLVRDPRGSLTSMEELEWNVTTQDICHRIEDDLKQREEMELLYPDRYHFIKYEDFCLDPFEKTHELFRFLKGKGTKPVKGGKSKGKTDLPSPKPASASRDSYPDIPASVFDYLKSHIHVDFLSRRSPWATKRDTSSHYQKWRHKITRRELLEVEFYCHDVIETLGHRLFQSPGVARNMSVPLFV; this is encoded by the exons ATGCCCAGAAAATGGAGACTTCTAATCTTCCCTTTACTGTGTTTCGGAGGTTTTGCCCTGATCAAAAGTGCTCACGATGCAAACA AAATCGTAACAAGCTTCGTAACCTCCGTCGCAAGGAAATACGTCACAGCagcaagagagagcgagagtgacAACGGCACTTATGATTATTACGCGAACCAAAACTCTCACAACTTACCTGTAAAGGTTCTTCTTCTTTCCGAGACCAGAAAAGGATCTCGAGATGCTCAGGCGGAAAACCATCCGGGAGATACTCACAACGGGACCGAGAATCTTCAGAACCATTCTTGGGAAGTTCATAAAACGAGTACAAATGGGGCTTTGAGGGAAGGGAAAGCAAAATCCTCTTCGATACTCAGGCCCGAAGCCATCTTGCTGCTGAGTTCTGTGGGCAGGAGCGGCTCGAGCTTCCTAGGGGAGCTTCTCGCGTCCCAGGGAGGCAACATTTACTTGTACGAGCCGGTGCGAGCCTTACCGAGGGCCGTCCAAGAAAAGCAGACGATTTTAAAAGCTCTCAAGAGAAACTTTAATTGCCACATACCTCCTAACTTCTTGGATATCGGCAAAACGCCGTACGTTTCGGTAAAGCACCCTTACGTCCTTAAAAAGGGCAAAGGCTCCCTCACCATCGACGAAGTTCGATCTGTTTGTTTACAAGAGCCGTTGAGAATCATCAAGACGATTCGGACGCGGCTCCAGTGGACCAAAGAGCTTCTGGAAGATGAAAGTCTGGATATGAAGGTCATCCATTTGGTCAGAGACCCTCGAGGAAGTCTGACATCCATGGAAGAGCTGGAGTGGAATGTCACGACACAAGATATTTGCCACAGGATTGAAGAT GATTTAAAACAGCGCGAAGAGATGGAGCTGCTCTACCCAGACAGATATCATTTCATCAA ATACGAGGACTTCTGCCTGGACCCATTCGAGAAGACGCACGAACTCTTCCGATTCCTCAAAGGCAAAGGGACGAAACCTGTCAAAGGCGGTAAAAGCAAAGGCAAAACCGACCTCCCGTCGCCAAAACCGGCGAGTGCGAGTCGGGATTCTTATCCGGACATCCCTGCGAGCGTCTTCGATTACCTGAAGTCCCACATCCACGTCGACTTCCTCAGCAGGAGGTCGCCCTGGGCCACCAAGAGAGACACCTCTTCTCACTACCAGAAGTGGAGGCACAAGATCACACGGAGAGAGCTTTTGGAGGTCGAGTTTTACTGCCATGACGTCATCGAAACGTTGGGTCACAGGCTGTTCCAGTCACCAGGAGTTGCGAGGAATATGTCGGTGCCTCTGTTCGTATGA